The sequence below is a genomic window from Hippocampus zosterae strain Florida chromosome 7, ASM2543408v3, whole genome shotgun sequence.
TGGTAGACGCACAGCACAACTTTTATGAGAccttctcaaaactcacttgtattctttggcattcgactcagcatgacttagatttgttcttgattttactgtttggtgctttctaccgcccttattaccaatttgtgtgcatgttaatttcctccatgtacatcactttgtatgcagcgatggctgtttgaaagtgctctataaatactgttgacttgacttgacctaacTTCTAGTCTCTGTTGCAATTGTAACGTTAACACGTTGCCACCTCGCACGGTGAGGCGACGATTGCCGACGCATGCTGGGGTCTTAGAAGGTTGCGGTCCTCGAATGGCCGCTGCACCTTTATGTCAACTAGCTGTTCGCTACGAACTCAGAAGCACGAAACGGAAATGACGGAATGCGGCTGAGGGTTTACTTTGTCCATTGCTTACCCACCTGGCGCGAGACAACGCCTGAAGAGGAAGGCCACGCTCCTCCATATCAAtcagctgcccccccccaccccccgtctcACGTGACAGCCGAGCAGCCTCGCTCGACCCGCCGCCTCGAATCCTAATTGCTCCTTTTTCGACACCGCGTTGCAGGAGTTTTCTATGCAAATCTGCCCGTGGAGGGAGTGAGCTCATTTATGCAAGGACGAATATGCGCAGGAATCCGacaataacaaaaagaaaagaagaagacgaagccttggtcggcatgataatacattctGGATCAATTATTCATGCGGTTCTCCGGAGTGAGGTCCAGTCCACATCCTCAGACACGTCCGCGCATCACCATTAGCGCGTTAAAATACACGGCTTTAATAAGAGTGCAAATAATGAGATATATGCCGGATGAGAACATTCTTTTTCACTATTTAAGCATAATCaggcatgttttgtttgttttaagacgGCCACCATCATTCATCATATAGCGAAGCAGTCAAAGAACAAAATACTGTCGCATTGAATCGCGAACAGAACAAGAAAACCATCAGTCGTACAGTGGACCAGTGTTCACAAtaaacaaatgcaattttttctGAACTAACAACCTTAACTTATCATCTCAGAACATACATGAATAATCATGCATATAGATGTGAGTTATAATAGAAGGGAACTGACATTCAATTAACGGTCGGCTGGAATACTTCTGCCGTCTAGTGGTCGGGAGTGAAATTACATATTACGAGAGCCACGTAATATATAACATATTATATGGTCCACTTCCCCTTTCCCGACCATATGAGAAATTGAAATGGATTGCATCGCTCGCGACAATCAACTTCCAACAATGTTGCCACGGTGACACCACGGTGATTATTTGCACCATTTTCACGTCGCTTCTTATTCCTGCAGCCCGCCCGCACCCGTCGCCCTCCTCCACCGCTTTCTTCTACATTTCTCGCTCGGTTCCTGCGACGAATTACTTCTGCATAAATTACCAGGCGGAATATTGAACCAGTCTGCCGACACCAAaggctgaatgtgtgtgtgtgtgtcacatacGTACACACAGAGAGctcgtgtgcatgcgtgtggcgATGTCATTAACGGGGATTCTAAAGGAGGCGACGGCTAAATCGACGGATACGCCGTCACTGCTCAATGCTGTTATGAACTTTGGCCGGACATGGAAATCAAACCCGCCGATTAGTCATGTTCATTACACCAAGTTAGCGGCTGCGTCGACGCCCACTTCTAGGATTTTGTGCATGCGGGTCATAGACACTCGAGTAaccaaaaacagcagcaccttaAGTTCCACCCGGCTTCGCGTCATCGTCACCGGACAACGTCCTCGAATGTGCCATTGGCGAAAATATCCAAGAATAACAAACACAGCATTGTAGCATAGCATCATAGCAAAGCCATTTCAGGAAACAAACACGGAAGCAAAgcgaacaaacaaaacaactttattCACGGAATGAATCGTGTGCATTCAACGTCTCTTTCGGGAAACAGATTACACAAAAGTCCCAAAACATATTtggtttttattgatttgaaacatgatTACCCGTTAGACGCTACTACAAACAAGGACAAACGCATTGTACAACTTTTCACCCTGCAACAAAAGCAAGGCCGACAATCAGCAAGAAGTGAAGccaccggcggccatcttgcaaTTCCATTTCTTTACAGCAGCATTTTGTTCAAGTCACGATCGAGTCTGTGCCCTGTAAACCGATTCGAGTGGAGCATCTCAAAAAAGCCGTGCAAGTCTGCGCTTTGCTCGCCTGGTAAAACCGCAAATGGCTCGTTCAATCAGATCACTTCACCAACACTTGGATAACTGGAGCAATTTGGAAAGCTGAGATGTCGTTTACAGTAGCTTGACATCATTCAAGCGGTATATTTGGGAGAGTTTGATACGGTCATTGGGATGGCGTCAGCCGAGCAAACGAAAGGTAAGCATGCCGTCATAGCCTAAATGGCGCCTGCATAGAGTCCATTGTGAGTCAAGCCTCTCAGTGGCCAAAGTTACGATTTGATGTCAACAGCCACATTCAAAttcttatcattattatttttattaaggcTAACACGTTTGAGCGCTGAAGTTGAACatgtggtgcttttttttttgtttcaaaacagaGCTGATGAGGGTCGTCATGGCAACACAGCTACGCGTCATGCTGATACAGCCGATCTGAAGTTAACCCCTGCTCAGCCGAACTTTGCAGATCGCAGCGCCTCTTGAACTCTTGACCTCTCTCGTGCAGCCACGTGTTGGCCACTGACCAAACAGACAAGGGGACCGTTTTTCAATTCCAGAGAAAGTCCAGCTTGAATTGTTCGCTTTCTAATGTCAAACCGGAAACTTATCACGTTCAACCGTGCTTGCTTAGCACAACAGAATATGAAATTCGTCATGCTCATGACATGttactgaacttttttttttgtccaggtgTGGCAGCAATATGCTTACATAGCTGACATTACATTCCGTTGAAACTTACCCCATTTGCTCCCAACCAGGACGGGACAGGCAGCGTGTTGGGTTTGATGGTCTCCCTCTCCGTCGGGGTGAAGATTGTACCAGAAAATGGCCGAGCCCTgcaatgacgcaaaaaaaaaaaacaaaaaaaaagttgcattcaAACATGCTTGACACCAGGAGCCACTTGTTTTGGCAAACCCTGAAGTGACGAACAAAAAGAGTTTGACAGTGCCAGTGGCAACGCAAGATGGCTGCCCTTAGGCTTCAGCCATGAAAGGCTAATCAATAGTCTGTGGCCACATGTTGCATCCCGTTTGGAAAAAGATGAAGAGCAAACCTTGATGGGCTCGGCGAAAGCGCCCGCTCTGGGGAAAACGGTGGCGCCCCCTGCCTCCACGTGGCTTAACTGCAAGCAGAGGGAAAGCCATTAGAAGCCGAGTGGAGCGCCTCGTCGATGAAAAGTGAAGTGTGCTTTACTGACATAAAGAAGCCAGGTGGCAATTCGGTTTCCTGTTCCCAAATATTCGTACGGGTTCTTTACCTCTTTCTGTGGAAACGCGACACGATTTTCAGACAAAAGTCTATTATGGATGATCTTCTTGAAAACGCTGCTTATATTTACCCCTTGAAAGTCGATATGCGGTTCATAAAGTCCTCCCACGCCATAGTTGGCAATCTGCGCCAACAAACATAAAAGTGAATACTCAGTtgagtgtattttattttatcgtttgtatttttttttttttttttttacgttgaagGTGAGAAGATCTGTGTAGGAAGGAACTCGACCTGCATCCACTCTGCGGTGGACATTTCCAGACCGGTGATGGAGCCCACTCGGTTGATCAGCCTCTTCACCACCTTGTACGAGTCGTTCTCCAGCCAGCAACTGAGGAGGGAAAAGGTTACGCAACGACTCGAGTCCAGGAAACGGAAAGTAAACGTAGCATGTAGCTTCACACACTGGCGCAATCAGCGCTTGTGCCCGCTCGGTCGTCCTTACTTTTGGGAGATTCTGACTCGAGATGCGACATTTGTGTGGTCCGTGTTGTTCCTCACTTTGGAGCGGGTGAGCTAGCTCAGAAAGAGAGAACGTGAGAGAGACGGTAAAAGTTAACGCGCTCACGCGAACATGCTGCAACCGTCTTTTGGACAGAAAAGCAGCGCGGACTGACTTTGGGTTTGGCCAACTTTTTGATGACTTCCGCTTCCCTGTGGGACGCCACGTCATAATAGCGGACGACGCGGGGAACGTCGCAGAGGTCTTCCTCTTTGAAGGGAGCAATCAGGAGGTTGGGATGGCGGTGGTTGTCGTGGTAACGGCAGAAGAGGCGGCTCCGTCTCCGTGGCGTCTGTTGTcagaaagatgatgatgatgatgatgatgatgatgatgatgagcccGGAAGGGGAAACGCTGTGACATCACGGCGTCTTCCTCACCAAGGCGACGCTTTCGCCGCGACACAGCTGCTTGTACACCGTCGCGTCGTAGGTGGTTAGATACTTGCTGGGTATCGTCGGAATGATCTCGACCCTGTCCGGTTTCGCCAGTTCGTACTCAAAGTAGGCCAGATTATTTTGGGCTCGCTTGTTTTCTGGATCTGAATAAACGACcggaaaaaacaaagagcgagacTTTGACGGGAGCCTCGAGCGGACGCGGCGACGTACGCAAGGAATAGTCGGAGGTGAACCGACGGCGTTCCTTTCGTTCGACTCACCAATCGCCAGCAGCTGCTTGGTGGACACCAAGGCGGCTTCCAGATCTCCTTGCCTGTAGAGGGCGTAGCTGTGGTAGTCCAGGATGGTGACGGGGTCCACGCTTGGGAACATCTCGCCCTGCTGGATTTGCTGGAGAGCCTGAGCCATCCACATCTCCACGTAGTAAAAGTCCTCCTCCTGGTACGCCGCCATGCCCACGTCGAAGCAGTCTTCCACCGTCAGCTTGCTCAGGAGCAAAGAggttcctgttttttttggggggggcgaggATTGGACTTTGGACTTGAATTGCAATAGAAGTAGTTTGAAGTGGGTGTCGCCCGCTCACCCGGCAGCTCCCCTTTGGCCATGGTGTCGCTGTCCAGCTGATAGGTGTCCTGCAGCCTTAGGAGAGCTTCGGCCCCGCCCGTCAGGTCACCCTCGTCGGGGAGGTCCTCGTTCCTGGAGGTCAGGTTGGACACGAAGCCTGAAAACGCAAAAGCCGCAGCGTCCAAACCGActcgtgtacttttttttggagccGAGCGTTCGGGCTTCGGGACGTTTGTGCGTTTTCACCGTGGGATACGTTGCTGCGCACCAGCATCTCCAGGGCGCGCCACTCTCGGTTCATCCTCTTCAGAAGTTTAAAGGCGTTCACGGGGTGGCTCAGGAAGGTTTCGGGGTCTTGGATGGCAAACGCCGACATGTTGGCCAGCCTCTCGGACCacctgagcacacacacacacacacgaaatgaTCAGGTGAGTGTGACCTCCACCAGATGCCAACGTTTTGACGCTATGGGTGGTTTTTTGCACCTTTTGACCGTCTCCAGTTTGCTCTGCTCCGCTCGGATGTAATCGTCCAGCGAGGCCAACAGCTCCTTCTCCGTGTACAAAAGCTGCGTCATGTGACctgatggcacacacacacacacgtacatcaTGACATTTACCGCACttgcgaaaaaaaaaggtcattttcaccCGCTGTGAAATCGTTTTTCAGCTAACCAGCACAAAGCTCGTACGAGGCCACAAACCGTCTGCCCCACCAGCATCATCCATCAAATGAATGaagatcataaagcatcaacacccTGCATCTCTCGCGTACACAATCATGGATCCACGGTGTGAACGACTGTATTCAGTGGTACAATGAGTCaacaaacacccacacacacaacaacaaaaaaacatcttcacTTAAGGCCCATTGATGGTGTTAGCATACTAGCCTAAATAGCACACTCGTGCCGCTTTGAAATCGCACGTCAGGTAACAAATATGCACACTGGCATGTTACACAAAATTAAAGGGCAAACGGTAAATTCATAACAACAACAAGATGGATAATAATCGAGCAAACTCACCGATAGACGTGTAGAATTCCTCGGCGGCCGACGAGAAACTGATGAGGATCAACAACAGGTAACCGACTGCCATGTCTGAACGGACCGTCAATGAGAACCTGATCAATAATAGCTACAgtacttgcttttgtttttgtttttcctttcggactgtttgaaagaaaaaaaaaaagatgtcggaCTAGTGAAGGAGCCGTAGCTTTACTTGGGATTCGTTACATAAGTTTGATGGCGAAAGCTTTATATTGAATAGAAGTAGCCACATCCCCACTAATCGGAGGGTGTGACCAGtttctcgttttttttaatttatttttaaaaatcattacagctcccctcccccctgCCTCCAACGTCGACTGTTCCCGAGCTGTTTGGAGGAAATAAACCCGCAAATGTCAAAGGGTGTGATTAAAGCCGTCTAtggcgtttttgttgttgttgtcttccaAAGGAATTCCACCTGACCCGCTTTCGCCGCCATTGAAAGAATGCGGCGAGACGAGTGACATGCCACCCTCAAACCATCCAACCGTCGCTGCCAACCGGAAGATTCCAGAATAAAATTACCGCCGGTGAAAAACGAACCTGACGAGTGACAAACTGCACGTAGCTACAAATGCgatcaaaagacatttttggggcgTAGGggcgggtgagggggggggcagaattcAGCAGATTAGTCTCAGCTTTTCATCAGGTCACGGAATGCAAACAAACGGAAAAATTTGGTGGGCGACTTCAATGTCAATGTGGTGATAAGTTGTATTTATTTGCGATCTGCTTCCACGGTGACGTTCTGACGTTCTCAACCGTCATCGCATCAAAAGGCCGACTGGTGCGGCGCTTTTTTTGCCAAGTCAAAACATATTCCGTTGGAAATCTAACACGCAGGGCATCGCCTCATCCTTGTCATGTCTGTCCAAGCGTGCGGATGCGGTTATTCgttgtttacctttttttttttttattgccgacTTCAAGTCACTTTTCCATGGGAGTTAATCGTCAAGTCTCGCTGCCTTTGTTGCACTCCTCCGGTTTACCGTTTTATGCTCGATTATCTCTTTTGTCCGCAGAAGGTTCGGGGACCGGTTCGGCTGGAGTTACCTGTTGCACATTCACATGCAGAAGTGTAGATCGTTTGGGAGCTTTTGTTCACATCGGCTCCATCAAAAAGGTTGAACTTTTGGACTCGCATCCGACGGCAACCGCACAGCACGTAGCTCAGAGGAACACACCACACCTAACACTTAAAAGTGCGGCCTGGACGCTAAAAGGGATTTAATTAGCAACATCCTGCTAATCAAAGTTCATTGAGTTCTTGCGCAGGTGCGatgctccgggcctggaggtccGTCGTCATGCGGGTTTTGAGATGTTTGCCTCCTCCGGCACGCCtgcttcaaatgatcagatcatcaagtTTGAGATTTGGTGTTTCATGAAAATCAAAATCCCCTTGGTGGAAATCTGATTTCTTTGAACATCACCAATTTTACCTACAACATAAACCTGGAAATTGATTATAAAACTCAGCAGGATCAATTGATCAAGATTTATTGATTTGAGTCTTTAAAAGTTTCCACTAAATGACGAGTTGGCAGTGTGGTGACTTCcaatgtctgaaaaaaaagttcctctTCTTGGTCCAACTTTACGTCAAAAGTCTCGCCGCGAGTCCGTTTTTGCGCTCAGTTGTAGCTGTATCCCGGGAGCGGCAGATTGTGTCCCTCCTTGGCTTCAAAGAAGGTGTAGGAGAGCGTTATGGTGTCCACGCGAGCCATCCTGGGGTCGGAGTCAAACTCGGGGTCAATGTAGAAGAAGACGGGCATGTCCACCTCCTCGTGAGGGTTCAGACGCTGCTCCTCGAAGCAGAAGCACTGAACCAAACACACCGGGAGAGGAGACGGATCATTAGGCACGGGAGCTTCTTGGGACCGTTCACTCCGCGACCTCAAGCGTGGGTAAAGTATGGCACGGAAGCGGGCCACATACAAGTGCcactcttgctttttttttctaatgggcCCAGCAAGCATCTTACCGAAGCAAGAGTCAGGAAATACGTCTTGCATTAATTTAGCCGGTCGCGCAAAGCTAAAATATTAGCAATAAACAACTGCAATATTAAGCTAACTATAGCAAATATAAAAGCAAAATGTGCATATGAAGTTCATGTAAATTATTTCATTCAATAAGTGGT
It includes:
- the LOC127603376 gene encoding prolyl 4-hydroxylase subunit alpha-1-like isoform X1, with protein sequence MRVQKFNLFDGADVNKSSQTIYTSACECATDMAVGYLLLILISFSSAAEEFYTSIGHMTQLLYTEKELLASLDDYIRAEQSKLETVKRWSERLANMSAFAIQDPETFLSHPVNAFKLLKRMNREWRALEMLVRSNVSHGFVSNLTSRNEDLPDEGDLTGGAEALLRLQDTYQLDSDTMAKGELPGTSLLLSKLTVEDCFDVGMAAYQEEDFYYVEMWMAQALQQIQQGEMFPSVDPVTILDYHSYALYRQGDLEAALVSTKQLLAIDPENKRAQNNLAYFEYELAKPDRVEIIPTIPSKYLTTYDATVYKQLCRGESVALTPRRRSRLFCRYHDNHRHPNLLIAPFKEEDLCDVPRVVRYYDVASHREAEVIKKLAKPKLTRSKVRNNTDHTNVASRVRISQNCWLENDSYKVVKRLINRVGSITGLEMSTAEWMQIANYGVGGLYEPHIDFQGVNISSVFKKIIHNRLLSENRVAFPQKEVKNPYEYLGTGNRIATWLLYLSHVEAGGATVFPRAGAFAEPIKGSAIFWYNLHPDGEGDHQTQHAACPVLVGSKWVANTWLHERGQEFKRRCDLQSSAEQGLTSDRLYQHDA
- the LOC127603376 gene encoding prolyl 4-hydroxylase subunit alpha-1-like isoform X2, yielding MRVQKFNLFDGADVNKSSQTIYTSACECATDMAVGYLLLILISFSSAAEEFYTSIGHMTQLLYTEKELLASLDDYIRAEQSKLETVKRWSERLANMSAFAIQDPETFLSHPVNAFKLLKRMNREWRALEMLVRSNVSHGFVSNLTSRNEDLPDEGDLTGGAEALLRLQDTYQLDSDTMAKGELPGTSLLLSKLTVEDCFDVGMAAYQEEDFYYVEMWMAQALQQIQQGEMFPSVDPVTILDYHSYALYRQGDLEAALVSTKQLLAIDPENKRAQNNLAYFEYELAKPDRVEIIPTIPSKYLTTYDATVYKQLCRGESVALTPRRRSRLFCRYHDNHRHPNLLIAPFKEEDLCDVPRVVRYYDVASHREAEVIKKLAKPKLTRSKVRNNTDHTNVASRVRISQNCWLENDSYKVVKRLINRVGSITGLEMSTAEWMQIANYGVGGLYEPHIDFQGKEVKNPYEYLGTGNRIATWLLYLSHVEAGGATVFPRAGAFAEPIKGSAIFWYNLHPDGEGDHQTQHAACPVLVGSKWVANTWLHERGQEFKRRCDLQSSAEQGLTSDRLYQHDA